From one Triticum urartu cultivar G1812 chromosome 3, Tu2.1, whole genome shotgun sequence genomic stretch:
- the LOC125547652 gene encoding E3 ubiquitin-protein ligase SINA-like 3 yields the protein MQGAGVEGRSRGSPSAMDKADESAKKARLDLPDGHLVKQELVAHNAAAGGGAIVAVAEHSPRAELAVKIDMCVLHCPLCTLPFKPPVFQCKGGHLACGGCLAQQPSGQCGACTDGCGFFDPCPALDAVVSSTRIECPNAGCQRYVTYHEADEHRSACPHALCRCTEPGCVFVGAATDLAGHLSAAHSVPVRTIHYGKVSRFQVPVSTPRLLLVNEDDGRVFVLTVGALGAAATALSVVCARASAATRPRFTCKMWVNLAASAVANGGKADVVLVEMQMRSSTSPGAVVAAGEPTFLAVPQVYLVPGADGGAMEMPLNVRIDKTSPWSD from the exons ATGCAGGGCGCCGGCGTGGAGGGGAGGAGCAGGGGCTCGCCGTCGGCCATGGACAAGGCCGACGAGAGCGCCAAGAAGGCGCGGCTGGACCTGCCCGACGGCCACCTCGTGAAGCAAGAGCTCGTCGCGCACAACGCGGCGGCCGGAGGAGGCGCCATCGTTGCGGTGGCGGAGCACAGCCCGAGGGCGGAGCTCGCGGTGAAGATCGACATGTGCGTGCTCCACTGCCCGCTCTGCACCCTCCCCTTCAAGCCCCCCGTCTTCCAG TGCAAGGGCGGCCACCTGGCGTGCGGCGGGTGCCTGGCCCAGCAGCCCTCCGGCCAGTGCGGGGCGTGCACGGACGGCTGCGGCTTCTTCGACCCCTGCCCCGCGCTGGACGCCGTCGTGTCCTCCACCAGGATCGAGTGTCCCAACGCCGGCTGCCAGAGGTATGTCACCTACCACGAGGCCGACGAGCACCGGAGCGCGTGCCCGCACGCGCTCTGCCGCTGCACGGAGCCCGGCTGCGTCTTCGTCGGTGCGGCGACGGATCTCGCCGGCCACCTCAGCGCCGCCCACTCGGTGCCGGTGCGCACCATCCACTACGGCAAGGTGAGCCGGTTCCAGGTGCCTGTGTCGACGCCGCGGCTGCTGCTGGTCAACGAGGACGACGGCCGCGTGTTCGTCCTCACCGTGGGCGCGCTCGGCGCCGCGGCGACCGCCCTGTCCGTGGTCTGCGCCAGGGCGAGCGCGGCGACGCGGCCACGATTCACGTGCAAGATGTGGGTGAACCTGGCGGCGTCGGCGGTCGCGAACGGCGGCAAGGCGGACGTCGTGCTGGTGGAGATGCAGATGAGGAGCAGCACGTCGCCCGGCGCCGTGGTCGCCGCCGGCGAGCCGACGTTCCTTGCGGTGCCGCAGGTGTACCTGGTCCCAGGAGCGGACGGGGGCGCCATGGAGATGCCCCTCAACGTCCGCATCGACAAGACTTCGCCTTGGTCCGACTGA